GAAGGTACAATCACCCGCACAAACGACAACACCTACATCGGCTGGATCGCCTCTCTGACATTCGATGTCGACATCGCAATCTCAGAGAACCCCCACAAGAAGTCTGAGAAGCACCCTGACTTCGAAATCACGGCCAAATCCACGCGCAACCGTTCCATCCGCATCGGCAGCGCCTGGAACGCCACAAGTCAAGCTGGCAACGCCTATCTCTCGGTCGCTAT
This DNA window, taken from Yoonia sp. GPGPB17, encodes the following:
- a CDS encoding DUF736 domain-containing protein, producing the protein MTLEGTITRTNDNTYIGWIASLTFDVDIAISENPHKKSEKHPDFEITAKSTRNRSIRIGSAWNATSQAGNAYLSVA